In Symmachiella dynata, the following are encoded in one genomic region:
- a CDS encoding pirin family protein, with amino-acid sequence MIKIRKADERGFADHGWLKARHTFSFAGYRDSQHMGFRSLRVMNEDRVQPGRGFGTHPHQDMEIVTYVLEGAIEHKDNMGNGEILWPGEFQHMSAGTGITHSEFNPSSDKPLHLYQIWLKPREKGITPSYDQKRFDDAGMTNRLRLVASPDGADGSLVIQQDTQIFLSKLTESQHLTHNIASERYAWLQVLRGSVTLNGLDLQTGDGAAVSEEQQLEIIAATAAEIMLFDLN; translated from the coding sequence ATGATCAAAATCCGAAAAGCAGATGAGCGTGGATTCGCCGACCATGGCTGGCTAAAGGCACGCCATACTTTTTCTTTTGCAGGCTACCGTGATTCGCAGCACATGGGCTTTCGTTCCTTGCGAGTGATGAACGAAGACCGCGTCCAACCCGGTCGCGGCTTCGGCACGCATCCCCATCAGGATATGGAAATCGTGACTTACGTCCTCGAAGGAGCTATCGAACACAAGGACAACATGGGAAACGGCGAAATCTTGTGGCCCGGCGAATTCCAACACATGTCCGCCGGCACCGGCATCACGCATAGTGAGTTCAATCCCAGCAGCGATAAACCATTGCACCTGTACCAAATTTGGCTGAAGCCTCGCGAAAAGGGGATTACGCCCAGTTATGACCAAAAACGGTTTGATGATGCGGGGATGACGAATCGGCTGCGACTCGTCGCTTCGCCGGACGGCGCGGATGGTTCACTGGTGATCCAACAAGACACGCAGATTTTCTTATCCAAACTGACTGAGTCGCAACACCTGACACACAACATCGCCTCAGAGCGCTATGCCTGGTTGCAAGTGCTGCGGGGAAGCGTGACGCTCAACGGACTCGACCTACAAACTGGCGACGGCGCCGCGGTGAGCGAAGAGCAACAACTAGAAATCATCGCCGCCACCGCTGCGGAAATCATGTTGTTTGATTTGAATTAA
- a CDS encoding DoxX family protein yields MLGLVNVLGRVMLCTIFLMSAVGNKIPKFSGVVKYMESAGVPAPQIMLVGAIVFLIAGSLSVILGYKARIGASLLLVFLILATYYFHDFWNIEDVQQKQTQMIAFMKNLSMMGAMLMIIANGTGAISLDKKSLAVQPEASKTESA; encoded by the coding sequence ATGCTAGGTCTCGTCAACGTTCTCGGCCGCGTGATGTTGTGCACGATCTTTTTGATGAGTGCGGTGGGGAACAAGATCCCCAAATTCAGCGGCGTCGTGAAATATATGGAAAGCGCCGGAGTCCCCGCGCCGCAAATCATGTTGGTCGGCGCCATCGTGTTTTTGATCGCCGGCAGCCTGTCGGTGATCCTCGGCTACAAGGCCCGTATCGGTGCCAGCCTGCTGTTGGTGTTTTTGATTCTGGCGACCTATTACTTCCACGACTTCTGGAATATCGAGGACGTTCAACAAAAACAAACGCAGATGATTGCGTTCATGAAGAACCTATCCATGATGGGCGCGATGCTGATGATCATAGCCAACGGCACCGGCGCCATAAGCCTCGACAAAAAATCACTCGCCGTCCAACCCGAAGCAAGTAAAACCGAATCCGCGTAG
- a CDS encoding IS110 family transposase, giving the protein MSSLSFFVGLDYHQSFIQVCVLDREGNVLANLKSPNSAEHVALLVRGVVPKSARVFVALEACTGAANFAEELVRHTGWSVDLAHAGYVAKLKQSPDKTDFSDARLLADLERVGYLPRVWMPPESLRDLRRLVRYRQQLAAARRNVKLRITALLREERIVAEQRRWTKAWQHWLAGLDEISPQMRWVMDQHLEALQRLEREIRAAEARLCAATCDDAIVQKLLEIKGVGLVTAVTLRAEIGRFDRFRTGKQLARFCGMTPRNASSGNRQADAGLIKAGNPELRRVIIETAHRLGRYDLRLSKMNTRLRRRGKPGSVVAAAIGNRWMRWLYHQMKTISV; this is encoded by the coding sequence ATGTCCAGTTTATCGTTTTTTGTCGGACTCGACTACCACCAGTCGTTCATTCAGGTCTGCGTGTTGGATCGCGAGGGCAATGTGTTGGCTAACCTCAAATCGCCGAACAGTGCGGAGCATGTCGCCTTACTGGTGCGCGGGGTGGTTCCCAAATCCGCACGGGTCTTCGTCGCCCTCGAAGCTTGTACCGGAGCAGCCAACTTTGCTGAAGAATTGGTCCGCCACACGGGTTGGTCCGTCGATCTGGCCCATGCCGGCTACGTCGCCAAACTCAAACAAAGCCCCGACAAAACCGATTTCAGCGACGCGCGTTTGTTGGCAGACCTGGAACGTGTGGGGTACCTTCCGCGGGTCTGGATGCCACCGGAGTCGTTGCGGGATCTGCGGAGGCTGGTGCGGTATCGTCAACAGTTGGCCGCCGCGCGGCGAAACGTCAAGTTGCGGATCACGGCTCTGCTTCGCGAGGAACGTATCGTCGCAGAGCAACGCCGCTGGACCAAAGCGTGGCAGCACTGGCTGGCCGGGCTAGACGAAATCTCGCCTCAGATGCGGTGGGTGATGGACCAGCATCTAGAGGCGCTGCAGCGATTGGAACGGGAGATCCGCGCAGCCGAAGCACGTCTCTGCGCGGCGACCTGCGATGATGCGATCGTCCAAAAACTGTTGGAGATCAAAGGTGTGGGCTTGGTGACGGCTGTGACGTTGCGTGCGGAAATCGGCCGGTTCGACCGCTTTCGTACGGGGAAACAGTTGGCTCGTTTTTGCGGCATGACTCCGCGAAATGCCTCCAGCGGAAACCGCCAGGCGGACGCCGGTTTGATCAAGGCGGGGAATCCGGAATTGCGGCGTGTGATCATCGAGACCGCCCATCGCCTGGGCCGTTACGACCTGCGTCTGTCGAAGATGAACACGCGTTTGCGTCGACGCGGCAAGCCGGGCAGCGTGGTGGCGGCGGCGATCGGCAACCGTTGGATGCGTTGGTTGTACCATCAAATGAAAACCATTTCCGTTTAA
- the dapA gene encoding 4-hydroxy-tetrahydrodipicolinate synthase yields MTTKGEQFAGLTVALVTPFRDGAVDEAALRKLVDFQIEQGADCVSPVGTTGESPTLSHEEHEQVISTVCDHAAGRIKVMAGTGSNSTAEAIRLTRFAKNAGADAALLVAPYYNKPTQEGFFLHYQAIAEAVDIPLVVYNIPGRTAKNIEAETIVRLAEIPNIVAVKESTGSMDQASQIIAESNLTVLSGDDSLTLPLMALGGRGVVSVVGNIVPQDVKAMLTAFEKGDLPAARAQHYKLFSLCRELLSMATNPIPIKAAMKILGRDNGELRLPMTPLDAAQEQALAETLRTYGLL; encoded by the coding sequence ATGACGACCAAGGGTGAGCAATTTGCAGGTTTGACGGTGGCGTTAGTCACGCCATTTCGCGATGGAGCCGTAGACGAGGCTGCCCTGCGTAAACTGGTGGACTTCCAAATCGAGCAGGGGGCCGATTGCGTCAGCCCGGTCGGCACCACGGGCGAAAGCCCCACGCTGTCGCATGAAGAGCACGAACAGGTCATCTCAACCGTCTGCGACCATGCCGCCGGTCGGATCAAAGTCATGGCGGGAACCGGTTCGAACAGCACAGCTGAAGCGATCCGTCTCACCCGCTTTGCCAAAAACGCCGGCGCCGATGCCGCGCTATTGGTCGCACCCTATTACAACAAGCCGACGCAAGAGGGGTTTTTCTTGCATTATCAGGCCATCGCCGAAGCGGTCGATATTCCGCTCGTGGTCTACAATATTCCCGGCCGCACGGCAAAGAATATCGAAGCGGAAACGATTGTCCGCTTGGCGGAGATCCCCAACATTGTGGCGGTCAAGGAGTCGACCGGTTCGATGGATCAGGCTTCGCAGATCATCGCCGAATCCAACCTGACGGTGCTTTCGGGCGACGACAGCCTCACGCTGCCGCTCATGGCGCTAGGCGGACGCGGTGTGGTGTCGGTGGTGGGGAACATTGTTCCCCAAGACGTCAAAGCCATGCTAACGGCATTTGAAAAGGGCGACCTGCCCGCGGCCCGCGCGCAGCATTATAAGCTGTTTTCGCTCTGCCGCGAATTGCTCTCAATGGCGACCAACCCAATTCCGATCAAAGCGGCCATGAAAATCCTCGGCCGCGACAACGGCGAATTACGGTTGCCGATGACCCCGCTCGACGCAGCGCAAGAACAGGCATTGGCCGAGACTTTACGGACCTATGGCTTGCTGTAG
- a CDS encoding type III secretion system chaperone, protein MKINVSKFVALTACLALFCAIGQKPLAAADTPASGQLTQESLGNLLKALGLKPKTLETRYDFKFQANHEEAWVLSMSAVLSNDGETVWIMAWLDELPSSPREIPRVALLRLLHDNDKMGGGKFFSFIPGNRRFVLQRVVANRNMSTKKFRGLLTDLGKTVAETHGHWNVASWTDAPEPSAPAAKQAAASTTDNKPAKATPASGTRRRTATKRPTTKK, encoded by the coding sequence ATGAAGATCAACGTAAGCAAATTCGTGGCCCTCACGGCCTGTTTGGCATTGTTCTGTGCGATCGGACAAAAGCCGCTCGCAGCCGCCGATACTCCCGCCAGCGGACAGCTCACGCAAGAGTCCTTGGGAAATCTGCTCAAAGCACTCGGACTAAAACCGAAGACCCTCGAAACACGCTACGACTTCAAATTCCAAGCCAATCACGAAGAAGCATGGGTCCTCTCCATGTCTGCTGTGCTCAGCAATGACGGTGAGACGGTCTGGATCATGGCTTGGCTCGACGAACTGCCCAGCTCACCCCGCGAAATTCCCCGTGTCGCCTTGCTGCGATTGCTGCACGACAACGACAAAATGGGCGGCGGAAAATTCTTCTCCTTCATCCCCGGCAACCGACGCTTCGTGTTGCAACGCGTGGTGGCCAACCGCAACATGTCCACCAAAAAGTTCCGCGGTCTGCTGACCGACTTGGGCAAGACGGTCGCCGAAACGCACGGCCACTGGAACGTTGCTTCCTGGACCGATGCCCCCGAACCCTCCGCTCCGGCCGCCAAGCAAGCCGCTGCGTCCACGACGGACAACAAGCCCGCCAAAGCGACGCCCGCATCTGGAACCCGGAGACGGACTGCGACCAAACGCCCCACCACCAAAAAGTAA
- a CDS encoding sialidase family protein — MLRIIDQGLLSREPGRGAYMPSISQLSDGSLIACQHIGQELASADNDIEVLTTDDDGQTWQNQGSIHGGPPDDGWAYRGPYIYEVPDGRLVLTATRFENTDSALFDAHTEALQRPEMLLYWSEDRGATWSAPQVVPVDLPPEKYTWNGAGQMQQLSATRWMYPLETWKPEGYEGIPDQKAAAVFSADGGKTWGEFTPFADDPTGALLFWDQMNTRLPDGRIYVMLWTHRYGTSEDIANHWVMSADEGRTWSAPVATNLRGQVCCPIALADGRVAAIYNYRHDPQGVRIAVSEDLTNFDVDHGTVLFDAGVEATLGTTEHESFLAEHMLIGFGKPGGIRLADDTLLTWYWCTAGGITHTRWARLAVV, encoded by the coding sequence ATGCTCCGCATCATCGACCAAGGTCTCCTGTCGCGCGAACCGGGACGTGGGGCGTATATGCCCTCCATCTCACAATTGAGCGATGGTTCGCTGATTGCCTGTCAGCACATCGGGCAGGAGTTGGCATCGGCCGATAATGACATTGAGGTCCTCACCACGGACGACGATGGGCAGACGTGGCAGAATCAAGGCAGCATTCATGGCGGTCCGCCCGATGACGGCTGGGCGTATCGCGGGCCGTATATTTACGAGGTGCCCGACGGACGACTGGTGCTGACGGCGACGCGGTTTGAGAATACCGACTCCGCCCTGTTCGACGCTCATACCGAAGCACTACAGCGGCCGGAGATGTTGTTGTATTGGTCCGAGGATCGTGGCGCGACATGGTCCGCTCCACAGGTGGTCCCCGTCGATTTGCCGCCGGAGAAATACACCTGGAACGGCGCTGGGCAAATGCAACAGTTGTCGGCCACGCGGTGGATGTATCCGCTGGAAACATGGAAGCCCGAGGGTTACGAGGGAATACCGGACCAAAAGGCGGCAGCGGTCTTTTCGGCCGATGGCGGAAAAACCTGGGGTGAGTTCACCCCCTTCGCCGACGATCCGACCGGAGCGTTGCTGTTTTGGGACCAGATGAACACGCGGTTGCCGGATGGGCGGATCTATGTGATGTTGTGGACGCATCGATATGGGACCTCCGAAGACATCGCCAATCATTGGGTAATGTCCGCAGACGAAGGCCGCACCTGGTCCGCTCCGGTGGCCACAAATCTGCGAGGACAAGTCTGTTGCCCCATCGCGCTGGCCGATGGCCGGGTGGCGGCGATTTACAATTATCGCCACGATCCGCAGGGGGTGCGGATCGCTGTGAGTGAGGACCTGACGAATTTCGACGTCGATCATGGAACGGTTCTATTTGATGCCGGCGTCGAAGCAACCTTGGGGACGACGGAGCACGAAAGCTTTCTGGCAGAGCACATGTTGATCGGCTTTGGCAAACCGGGAGGCATCCGTTTGGCGGACGACACGCTGCTGACGTGGTACTGGTGTACAGCGGGCGGCATCACCCATACGCGCTGGGCGCGATTGGCCGTGGTATGA
- a CDS encoding SDR family NAD(P)-dependent oxidoreductase produces the protein MTMQFAGRSVLLTGASRGIGRATAIQLAQSGADVAINYWATDDIQRQEATDVAAEIESLGRRALLLEADVSDKAAVEEIVQRTVETFGRLDHFVACACYSDRQRMLVAEMEGFQRTIDVTMWGAFHGLRAAAAQMVAQGQGGSIVIVSSPRAFMPHPGSMAYNMAKAAVDQMIRTAATELTSERIRVNGIHPGWIDTPGERKFLSEAALARHAAELPWGRLGTADEVARAILFMLSDDADYMTGSFMKVDGGISLPMWAKKNG, from the coding sequence ATGACCATGCAATTTGCAGGACGCAGCGTATTGCTCACCGGGGCCTCACGGGGCATCGGCCGCGCGACAGCGATCCAACTTGCGCAAAGCGGCGCGGACGTAGCCATCAACTATTGGGCGACCGATGATATCCAACGACAAGAAGCCACCGATGTGGCGGCCGAAATTGAATCGTTGGGCCGGCGGGCATTGCTCTTAGAAGCAGATGTTAGCGACAAAGCGGCGGTGGAGGAAATCGTGCAGCGGACGGTCGAGACGTTTGGCCGACTGGATCACTTTGTTGCTTGTGCCTGTTACAGTGATCGGCAGCGGATGTTGGTTGCGGAGATGGAGGGGTTTCAACGGACGATTGATGTGACTATGTGGGGCGCGTTTCACGGTTTGCGAGCGGCTGCGGCGCAGATGGTTGCGCAAGGGCAGGGGGGATCGATTGTGATTGTCAGTTCCCCGCGGGCGTTCATGCCGCATCCCGGGTCGATGGCCTACAACATGGCCAAGGCGGCGGTGGATCAGATGATCCGCACAGCCGCGACGGAATTGACGTCCGAGCGAATTCGCGTAAACGGCATTCATCCTGGTTGGATTGATACACCGGGGGAGCGGAAGTTTCTCTCCGAAGCGGCGCTGGCGCGACATGCGGCCGAATTACCCTGGGGCCGTTTGGGGACAGCAGACGAGGTCGCCCGTGCGATCCTGTTCATGTTGAGTGACGATGCGGATTACATGACGGGAAGCTTCATGAAAGTCGATGGCGGGATCAGTTTGCCGATGTGGGCAAAGAAAAACGGTTGA
- a CDS encoding tetratricopeptide repeat protein, translating to MKTFQKTLIVASLALTMTFASSLEDAQARGRSGGGSRGGSRGGFSRGGGSRGGSSRGGFSRGGSSRGGSRGGFNRGGSSRGGSSRGGFNRGGSRGGLNSRGPSQGGRHNGGIQNGGRHKGGSHIGGNKNGGRHNKGGLKKGGRHIGGRHSGGHHKGGHHKGHWKHGKHHHKHGKGFGKWHGGHFGHRRGHRHHHHGWGFGHRRHRRYFGWGFGLYTSFVNVGPTYTYCNPYCVANVTSVYDYNQPLEVAGEDPQLSDVASNYFAEAREAFYAGDLKTAMDKIELAIKEMPSNSDLHQFRSLVLFSMKQYGQAAASAHVALTAGPGWNWDTLKSLYPSADIYTARLRALEETRDQNKQDPAIRFLLAYHYLMLNHIESAAKELTQVVALEPRDELAAKMLGTITGQEVETQQPAQYQQPAEQSQTSVETNSSGLGALSNAGNSGPASTEPVQQPQEAKLPEPAKIVGEFRASPAEGIEFQFVLNADKTFVWTFQSKDETSSFEGTYTVSGNELTLVRKKDGDKLVGIMTPTEKGFDFKIQGGDPQDPGLKFTK from the coding sequence ATGAAGACTTTCCAAAAAACACTGATTGTTGCCAGCTTGGCACTCACAATGACCTTTGCCTCAAGCCTCGAAGATGCCCAAGCCCGCGGTCGTAGCGGTGGCGGATCTCGTGGTGGAAGTCGCGGCGGCTTCAGCCGTGGCGGCGGGAGTCGCGGTGGATCGAGCCGAGGTGGTTTCAGCCGCGGCGGATCGAGCCGAGGTGGCAGTCGGGGCGGTTTCAACCGTGGTGGATCAAGCCGGGGTGGATCGAGCCGGGGTGGTTTCAATCGCGGTGGCAGCCGGGGTGGATTGAACAGCCGAGGACCAAGCCAAGGTGGCCGTCACAACGGCGGAATCCAGAACGGTGGACGGCACAAAGGGGGCTCGCACATCGGCGGAAACAAAAACGGGGGACGGCACAACAAAGGTGGATTGAAAAAGGGTGGACGTCATATCGGCGGACGTCACAGCGGTGGGCACCACAAGGGGGGACACCACAAAGGCCATTGGAAACACGGTAAACATCACCACAAACATGGTAAAGGGTTTGGAAAATGGCATGGTGGGCACTTTGGACATCGCCGCGGACACCGTCACCATCACCACGGGTGGGGTTTCGGTCACAGACGTCACCGTCGCTACTTTGGTTGGGGATTCGGTCTCTACACCAGCTTTGTGAATGTGGGACCGACCTACACGTACTGCAATCCCTACTGTGTGGCGAATGTCACTTCGGTGTACGACTACAACCAGCCGCTCGAAGTGGCTGGCGAGGATCCGCAACTTTCGGACGTCGCCTCGAACTACTTTGCGGAAGCTCGTGAGGCGTTCTACGCCGGCGACTTGAAAACAGCGATGGACAAAATTGAGTTGGCGATCAAAGAGATGCCCAGCAATTCGGACCTGCATCAGTTTCGTTCGCTGGTACTTTTCTCGATGAAGCAATACGGACAAGCAGCTGCCTCGGCTCATGTGGCTTTGACAGCTGGACCGGGTTGGAACTGGGACACGCTCAAAAGCTTGTACCCTTCAGCGGACATTTATACGGCACGACTGAGAGCCTTGGAGGAAACTCGCGACCAAAACAAACAAGACCCGGCGATTCGATTTCTGTTGGCCTATCACTACCTGATGCTCAACCACATCGAATCGGCAGCGAAGGAATTGACGCAAGTCGTCGCACTGGAACCGCGTGACGAGTTGGCAGCCAAGATGCTGGGAACGATCACCGGACAAGAAGTTGAAACCCAGCAACCGGCTCAGTACCAACAACCGGCTGAGCAGTCGCAAACCAGCGTCGAAACCAACTCTTCCGGTTTGGGAGCGTTGAGCAATGCCGGCAACTCGGGTCCGGCTTCGACCGAGCCAGTGCAACAACCGCAAGAAGCGAAGTTGCCTGAGCCGGCCAAAATCGTGGGTGAGTTCCGGGCCAGTCCGGCTGAAGGCATTGAGTTTCAGTTTGTTCTCAACGCCGACAAGACCTTTGTGTGGACTTTTCAGTCCAAAGACGAGACGAGCAGTTTTGAAGGGACGTACACGGTTTCGGGCAACGAATTGACGCTGGTCCGCAAGAAGGACGGCGACAAGTTGGTCGGAATCATGACTCCCACCGAGAAGGGTTTTGACTTCAAGATTCAGGGTGGCGATCCCCAAGATCCCGGCCTGAAGTTCACGAAATAA
- a CDS encoding NUDIX hydrolase, whose translation MKTNTWGGTWQLISGGLEPDETAWQAALRELREETALVPAEFYRLSTLTSFYRPDNDTLYTAPMFCALVTKDDTVTINAEHTAFEWVNVNDANAKLMWPSDREGLAEVQSVILGDGLAKEYMRIPL comes from the coding sequence CTGAAGACAAATACATGGGGGGGCACCTGGCAACTGATTTCAGGTGGGTTGGAGCCAGACGAAACGGCTTGGCAGGCCGCCCTGCGAGAACTTCGAGAGGAAACCGCATTGGTGCCGGCTGAGTTTTATCGGTTGAGCACACTCACCAGTTTCTATCGGCCCGACAACGATACCCTTTACACGGCTCCTATGTTCTGTGCCCTCGTAACCAAAGACGATACAGTCACCATCAATGCAGAGCACACGGCGTTTGAATGGGTGAATGTGAACGACGCAAATGCCAAGCTAATGTGGCCCAGCGATCGAGAGGGACTTGCCGAAGTACAGAGTGTGATTCTGGGTGACGGTTTGGCAAAAGAATATATGCGCATTCCACTCTGA
- a CDS encoding MarR family winged helix-turn-helix transcriptional regulator — translation MASKLQNEIKKRKPFDRLEEEATLNCLRTVDYMQSRTAKLFRRFGLTSSQYNVLRILRGEAKPLPSLEIASRMIQQVPAITGLIDRLEKAEHVKRHRCEKDRRVVYVEITDTGLAVLNKIDEPLVELQTQFFAHMPRKDLRELIRLLEQVRSGAVED, via the coding sequence ATGGCTAGCAAACTCCAAAACGAAATCAAAAAACGAAAACCGTTCGACCGGTTAGAAGAGGAAGCGACGCTCAATTGCCTCCGCACCGTGGATTACATGCAAAGCCGAACGGCGAAACTGTTCCGCCGGTTTGGACTGACCTCGTCGCAATATAACGTATTGCGAATCCTGCGGGGAGAAGCCAAGCCGCTGCCATCGTTGGAAATTGCCAGCCGCATGATTCAACAGGTCCCGGCCATCACCGGTTTGATTGACCGACTGGAAAAAGCGGAGCACGTCAAACGGCACCGTTGCGAAAAAGACCGTCGAGTCGTCTATGTGGAAATCACCGATACGGGGTTGGCCGTCCTGAATAAAATTGATGAACCGTTGGTCGAACTGCAAACACAGTTTTTCGCACATATGCCGCGAAAAGATCTGCGGGAATTGATCCGCTTGTTGGAACAGGTCCGTAGCGGCGCGGTGGAGGATTGA
- a CDS encoding S1C family serine protease yields MKTLNNKLGGKTVATTVALIMMLAATQTAFADAKVYQRTLKSTTWIIAKAENGYSTGSGVLVDAEKKWVVTNFHVVGASKEVLIFFPQFQDDQLIAERQHYIDGADTFGIRARVVMVDKKRDLAVVELNSIPENTPAIEIAETSIGPGEMVHSIGNPTAGGVLWTYTSGSVRSVYRKQFRTQAGEHDMRVVETTSPINPGDSGGPVVNAAGELVAISQSLDPKARLMSYCVEITEAKAFVAEVIDYTTVVVPDVLAKSGLTIVPQGKTAFSADLQADGGETQRVFISAKLESFGKAETRKVWSLATVSPQAPTLELLTTLMEQSARTKLGAWVIEKNEAGQYLVIFCAKVDAGSSPESLRNSVEFVSKVAASMKQQITANVTVSQTKSSSSDWLGSR; encoded by the coding sequence ATGAAAACTTTGAACAACAAACTTGGCGGAAAAACAGTTGCCACAACAGTCGCCCTGATCATGATGCTGGCGGCCACACAGACAGCTTTCGCCGATGCCAAAGTCTATCAGCGAACACTCAAGTCAACGACATGGATCATTGCCAAAGCGGAGAATGGTTATTCCACCGGCTCAGGCGTGCTGGTTGATGCGGAAAAGAAGTGGGTCGTTACCAATTTTCATGTGGTCGGCGCCTCGAAGGAAGTTTTGATCTTCTTTCCACAATTCCAGGACGACCAATTGATCGCCGAGCGGCAACACTACATCGACGGAGCCGACACGTTCGGAATCCGGGCCCGGGTGGTGATGGTCGATAAAAAACGGGATTTGGCGGTCGTGGAACTCAATTCGATTCCAGAAAACACCCCCGCTATCGAAATCGCCGAAACCTCGATCGGACCGGGGGAAATGGTGCATTCCATCGGAAACCCGACCGCTGGCGGCGTGCTGTGGACATACACTTCCGGTTCGGTCCGTTCGGTCTATCGCAAGCAATTTCGCACACAGGCCGGCGAACATGACATGCGGGTCGTGGAAACGACATCCCCGATTAACCCCGGCGACAGCGGCGGACCGGTGGTCAATGCTGCAGGCGAATTGGTGGCGATTTCACAATCTTTAGACCCCAAGGCTCGTTTGATGAGCTACTGCGTCGAGATTACCGAAGCGAAGGCATTCGTCGCCGAGGTCATTGATTACACCACAGTTGTGGTTCCTGATGTCTTGGCGAAATCAGGTCTGACGATCGTCCCGCAAGGGAAAACAGCCTTTTCTGCGGATTTGCAGGCCGATGGCGGTGAAACCCAACGTGTCTTTATCTCCGCCAAACTGGAGAGCTTCGGTAAAGCGGAAACCCGAAAGGTTTGGTCCCTGGCAACGGTTTCGCCACAGGCACCGACCTTAGAATTGCTCACGACGTTGATGGAGCAAAGTGCCCGCACAAAGTTAGGTGCCTGGGTGATTGAGAAGAACGAAGCGGGGCAATACCTCGTGATCTTCTGTGCCAAAGTCGATGCGGGATCTTCGCCCGAATCCTTGCGAAACTCAGTGGAATTTGTCTCCAAGGTGGCCGCTTCGATGAAACAACAAATCACCGCCAACGTGACGGTCAGTCAAACCAAGTCCTCCTCCAGCGACTGGCTGGGAAGCCGGTAG